The following are encoded in a window of bacterium genomic DNA:
- a CDS encoding MBL fold metallo-hydrolase: MERRGFLALGGLSLAVGACSGKVTVDNQPGASGPEGRSHPAVVQTSAAGFQVIHDRATFLDQYKYDHWTDPAADWKKDNDLFCELSGKWARLETPIQRRPGEILPGLWLLGPEDYHQSIYLMDTGEGLLLVDPSYTRFQPLVEVQIRQLGFPLEKVRWVLLTHMHFDHSEAAAAWERRGAAVFVPEGDAPYVTGQIKAQAGDIPDPVKSPATFGEGAPLTFGRASLTVIHTPGHTPGGCCYGLTWDGKPGLISGDIALHLGRHAWMGADYCNWDQYLASLWKLYRHPEGENWKFMLPGHGSVDLDGARDSLYRVILVTSEIIRARRAGSSIDWIDPLELFWRRRLEGKPEIEPLEA, translated from the coding sequence ATGGAGCGCAGAGGTTTCCTGGCCCTGGGGGGCCTGAGCCTGGCAGTCGGAGCGTGCAGCGGCAAGGTGACGGTCGATAACCAGCCGGGGGCCTCGGGGCCGGAGGGACGGTCCCATCCGGCGGTGGTCCAGACCTCGGCCGCGGGGTTCCAGGTGATCCACGACCGCGCCACATTCCTCGATCAGTACAAGTACGACCACTGGACCGACCCGGCCGCGGACTGGAAAAAGGACAACGACCTGTTCTGCGAGCTGTCCGGCAAGTGGGCGCGCCTGGAGACCCCGATACAGCGCCGTCCGGGCGAAATTCTGCCCGGCCTGTGGCTGCTGGGGCCGGAGGATTACCACCAGTCGATCTATCTGATGGACACGGGCGAGGGCCTTCTGCTGGTGGACCCCAGCTACACCCGGTTCCAGCCGCTGGTCGAGGTGCAGATCCGTCAGCTCGGGTTCCCGCTTGAGAAAGTCCGCTGGGTGCTGCTCACCCACATGCACTTCGACCACTCCGAGGCCGCGGCGGCCTGGGAGCGACGCGGGGCGGCGGTGTTCGTGCCCGAGGGCGACGCCCCCTACGTGACCGGCCAGATCAAGGCCCAGGCCGGGGACATCCCCGACCCGGTGAAAAGCCCGGCCACTTTTGGCGAGGGCGCGCCGCTCACTTTCGGGCGCGCGAGCCTGACCGTGATCCACACTCCGGGCCACACGCCGGGCGGCTGCTGCTACGGCTTGACCTGGGACGGCAAACCGGGGCTGATTTCCGGCGACATCGCCCTGCACCTGGGCCGTCACGCCTGGATGGGCGCGGACTACTGCAATTGGGACCAGTACCTGGCCAGCCTCTGGAAACTGTACCGTCACCCGGAAGGCGAGAACTGGAAGTTCATGCTGCCCGGCCACGGCAGCGTGGACCTGGATGGGGCTCGTGACAGCCTGTACCGGGTGATACTGGTCACAAGCGAAATCATCCGCGCCCGGCGCGCCGGGAGCAGCATCGACTGGATCGATCCGCTGGAGCTGTTCTGGCGCCGCCGCCTGGAGGGCAAGCCTGAGATAGAGCCGCTCGAGGCCTGA